In Halobacteriovorax marinus SJ, the following proteins share a genomic window:
- a CDS encoding ArsR/SmtB family transcription factor: MKEKKEITLDKILKALGDPIRLSVVKQLLKEKNHEITCGEFDYCVQKATFSHHIKILKEAQILCERVEGVRKYLSINKELEKAYPHLLKTIAKD, translated from the coding sequence ATGAAAGAAAAAAAAGAAATTACCTTAGACAAAATTTTAAAAGCACTAGGAGATCCTATAAGGCTCAGTGTTGTGAAGCAGTTGCTCAAAGAAAAGAATCATGAAATCACATGTGGGGAATTCGACTACTGTGTTCAAAAAGCAACTTTCTCCCACCATATTAAGATTTTAAAAGAGGCCCAAATACTCTGTGAACGAGTTGAAGGCGTAAGAAAATATCTCTCTATCAATAAAGAACTCGAAAAAGCATACCCTCACCTTTTAAAGACAATAGCTAAGGATTAG